One segment of Ipomoea triloba cultivar NCNSP0323 chromosome 12, ASM357664v1 DNA contains the following:
- the LOC115998573 gene encoding UDP-glycosyltransferase 83A1-like, producing MLFQHKLKKQIKLEEQKQLTMRKPHIIAISYPAQGHVIPLMELCLCLVKHGCKVTFVNSEFNHNRIIKSMSEADHADNAINLVSVPDGLAVEEDRNDIKKLKEAFFEVVPEKLEALIHNINESDENRVSCLIADQHLGWAIELAKKLGLQRVAFWPAAAASLSMMFNIPKLLDDGIVGKNGEILRKESIKLLPLMPDMNTTDLAWNGFSDPELKKLFFDLYFKNVESVKAAKWLLCNSSQVMEYEVFAAYPKLIPIGPLLASNRLGKTSGHFWREDTDCLKWLDQQPLNSVIYVAFGSFTIFNMAEFQELALGLELTNRPFLWVVRQGFIEEAENPYPEGFIDRTRNRGRLVEWAPQQKVLAHPSLGCFLSHCGWNSTIEGVSNGLPFLCWPYFADQLFNKSYICDVWKIGLGFDRNESGVIGRQEIKNKMEQLFGDENFKARAVNLQAEVLASVKRGGSSYQNFSSFVNWIKATN from the exons ATGCTGTTCCAACACAAATTGaagaagcaaattaaattaGAGGAACAGAAGCAATTAACGATGAGAAAGCCACATATCATAGCCATATCATATCCAGCACAAGGCCATGTTATCCCTTTAATGGAGCTTTGCCTCTGCTTAGTGAAGCATGGCTGCAAAGTCACCTTCGTCAACTCTGAGTTCAACCACAACAGAATCATCAAGTCCATGTCGGAGGCAGACCATGCAGACAATGCTATAAACCTCGTATCGGTCCCTGACGGGTTGGCAGTGGAGGAGGATAGGAATGACATCAAGAAGCTAAAAGAAGCATTCTTTGAGGTTGTTCCAGAGAAACTGGAGGCTCTCATTCATAACATAAATGAGTCGGATGAGAATAGAGTTTCGTGTCTTATTGCCGACCAACATTTGGGTTGGGCGATTGAATTGGCAAAGAAATTGGGACTCCAGCGAGTTGCTTTCTGGCCTGCTGCAGCTGCTTCTCTATCCATGATGTTTAATATTCCAAAGCTACTCGATGATGGGATTGTTGGCAAGAATG gagaaatactGAGAAAAGAGAGCATCAAATTGTTGCCTCTCATGCCGGATATGAATACCACAGATTTAGCGTGGAATGGTTTCAGCGATCCGGAGCTAAAGAAGCTTTTTTTCGATCTGTATTTCAAAAACGTTGAATCAGTGAAAGCAGCAAAGTGGCTACTCTGCAACTCATCTCAGGTGATGGAATATGAGGTATTTGCAGCCTACCCGAAGCTGATACCTATTGGACCATTACTAGCAAGCAACCGTCTTGGGAAAACATCAGGCCACTTCTGGCGAGAGGACACAGATTGCCTGAAATGGCTCGACCAGCAGCCACTGAACTCTGTCATCTACGTTGCATTCGGAAGCTTCACCATTTTCAACATGGCAGAGTTTCAAGAACTTGCCCTCGGGCTTGAACTCACAAACAGACCATTTTTATGGGTTGTTAGGCAAGGGTTTATTGAGGAGGCAGAAAATCCTTACCCTGAAGGGTTCATAGACAGAACCCGCAATCGTGGGCGGCTGGTTGAATGGGCTCCTCAGCAGAAAGTGTTGGCGCATCCCTCCCTCGGCTGTTTCTTGAGCCATTGCGGCTGGAATTCCACCATTGAGGGTGTCAGCAATGGCTTGCCTTTCTTGTGCTGGCCGTACTTTGCTGATCAGTTATTCAACAAAAGTTACATATGTGATGTTTGGAAGATTGGTTTGGGGTTCGATAGAAATGAGAGTGGAGTCATCGGACGACAGGAAATCAAGAACAAGATGGAACAATTGTTTGGGGATGAGAACTTCAAAGCTAGAGCAGTGAATCTTCAAGCAGAGGTGTTGGCTAGTGTTAAAAGGGGAGGGTCTTCGTATCAGAATTTCAGTAGTTTCGTTAACTGGATTAAGGCAACAAATTAA
- the LOC115998869 gene encoding UDP-glycosyltransferase 83A1-like — translation MRNPHIIAIPYPAQGHVIPLMELCLCLVKHGCKVTFVNSEFNHKRIIESMSEADDVLINFVSVPDGLAVEEDRNDLKKLTEALFEVVPGKLEALIHNINESDENRVSCVIADENLGWALELAKKLGLQRVAFWPAAATSLTMMFNVPKLIDDGIVGKNGNNFIFLVN, via the coding sequence ATGAGAAATCCACATATCATAGCGATACCATATCCAGCACAAGGCCATGTTATCCCTTTAATGGAGCTTTGCCTCTGCTTAGTGAAGCATGGCTGCAAAGTCACCTTCGTCAACTCTGAGTTCAACCACAAACGAATCATCGAGTCCATGTCGGAGGCAGACGATGTCCTTATAAACTTCGTATCGGTCCCTGACGGGTTGGCAGTGGAGGAGGATAGGAATGACCTGAAGAAGCTAACAGAGGCACTCTTTGAGGTTGTTCCAGGGAAGCTGGAGGCTCTCATTCATAACATAAATGAGTCGGATGAGAACAGAGTTTCGTGTGTTATTGCCGATGAAAATTTGGGATGGGCGCTTGAATTGGCCAAGAAATTGGGACTCCAGCGAGTTGCTTTCTGGCCTGCAGCAGCTACTTCTCTAACCATGATGTTTAATGTTCCAAAGCTAATCGATGATGGGATTGTTGGCAAGAATGgtaacaactttattttcttagtgAACTAA
- the LOC116000324 gene encoding UDP-glycosyltransferase 83A1-like codes for MMTKPHIIAIPYPAQGHVIPLMELCLCLVKHGCKVTFVNSEFNHKRIIESMSEADDADNVINLVSVPDGLAVEEDRNDLKKLTEALFEVVPGKLEALIHSINESDENRVSCVIADENLGWALELAKKLGLQRVAFWPAAATSLTMMFNVPKLIDDGIVGKNGEILKKQSIKLLPHMPAMNTTDLIWNCFSDPGLQRLVFDLAFKNTESVKAAEWLLCNSSQVMESDVFAFYPNLIPIGPLLANNRLGKTSGHFWREDTDCLKWLDQQPLNSVIYVAFGSFTIFDMAEFQELALGLELTNRPFLWVVRQGFIEEAGNPYPEGFIDRTRNRGRLVEWAPQQKVLAHPSLGCFLSHCGWNSTIEGVSNGLPFLCWPYFADQLFNKSYICDVWKIGLGFDRNENGVIGRQEIENKVEQLFGDENFKARAVDLQAEVLASVKRGGSSYRNFSSFVNWIKAKN; via the exons ATGATGACTAAGCCACATATCATAGCCATACCATATCCAGCACAAGGCCATGTTATCCCTTTAATGGAGCTTTGCTTGTGCTTAGTCAAGCATGGCTGCAAAGTCACCTTTGTCAATTCTGAGTTCAACCACAAGCGAATAATTGAGTCCATGTCGGAGGCAGACGATGCAGACAATGTTATAAACCTCGTATCGGTCCCTGACGGGTTGGCAGTTGAGGAGGATAGGAATGACCTGAAGAAGCTAACAGAAGCACTCTTTGAGGTTGTTCCAGGGAAGCTGGAGGCTCTCATTCATAGCATAAATGAGTCGGATGAGAACAGAGTTTCGTGTGTTATTGCCGATGAAAATTTGGGATGGGCGCTTGAATTGGCCAAGAAATTGGGACTCCAGCGAGTTGCTTTCTGGCCTGCTGCAGCTACTTCTCTAACCATGATGTTTAATGTTCCAAAGCTAATCGATGATGGGATTGTTGGCAAGAATG gagaaatactGAAAAAGCAGAGCATCAAATTGTTGCCTCACATGCCAGCTATGAACACCACAGATTTAATTTGGAACTGTTTCAGCGATCCGGGGTTACAGAGGCTTGTTTTCGATTTGGCGTTCAAAAACACTGAATCAGTGAAAGCAGCAGAGTGGCTACTCTGCAACTCATCTCAGGTGATGGAATCTGATGTATTTGCATTTTACCCAAATCTGATACCTATTGGACCATTACTAGCAAACAATCGCCTTGGGAAAACATCAGGCCACTTCTGGCGAGAGGACACAGATTGCCTGAAATGGCTCGACCAGCAGCCACTGAACTCTGTCATCTACGTTGCATTCGGAAGCTTCACCATTTTCGACATGGCAGAGTTTCAAGAACTTGCCCTTGGGCTTGAACTCACTAACAGACCATTTTTATGGGTTGTTAGGCAAGGATTTATTGAGGAAGCAGGAAATCCTTACCCTGAAGGGTTCATAGACAGAACCCGCAATCGTGGGCGGCTAGTTGAATGGGCACCTCAGCAGAAAGTGTTGGCGCATCCTTCTCTCGGCTGTTTCCTGAGCCATTGCGGCTGGAATTCCACCATTGAAGGTGTCAGCAATGGCTTGCCTTTCTTGTGCTGGCCATACTTTGCTGATCAGTTATTCAACAAAAGTTACATCTGTGATGTTTGGAAGATTGGTTTGGGGTTCGATAGAAACGAGAATGGAGTCATTGGACGACAGGAAATAGAAAACAAGGTGGAACAATTGTTTGGGGATGAGAACTTTAAAGCTAGAGCCGTGGATCTTCAAGCAGAGGTGTTAGCTAGTGTTAAAAGGGGAGGGTCTTCGTATCGGAATTTCAGTAGTTTCGTTAACTGGATTAAggcaaaaaattaa
- the LOC115999950 gene encoding UDP-glycosyltransferase 83A1-like: MMAKPHIIAIPYPAQGHVSPLMELCQCLVKHGCKVTFVNSEFNHNRIIESMSEADNVINLVSVPDGLAVEEDRNDLKKLTEAQFEVVPGKLEALIQKINESDENRISCLIADESLGWALDLAKKLGLQRVAFWPAAAASLSMMFNVPKLIDDGIVGKNGEILRKQSIKLLPHTPAMNTTDLLWNCFSDPGLQRLVFDMAFKNNESVKAAEWILCNSSQAMEYEVFAAYPKLIPIGPLLASNRLGKTSCHFWREDTDCLKWLDQQPLNSVIYVAFGSHTIFDMAEFQELALGLELTNRPFLWVIRQGFIEEARNAYPEGFTDRTRNRGLLVEWAPQQKVLAHPSLGCFLSHCGWNSTIEGVSNGLPFLCWPYFADQFFNQSYICDVWKIGLGFNRNENGVIGRQEIKNKVEQLFGDENFKGRAVDLQSEVLSSVKKGGSSYGNFSSLVNWIKAPN; this comes from the exons ATGATGGCAAAGCCACATATCATAGCCATACCATACCCAGCACAAGGCCATGTTAGCCCTTTAATGGAGCTTTGCCAGTGCTTAGTCAAGCATGGCTGCAAAGTCACCTTTGTCAATTCTGAGTTCAACCACAACCGAATCATCGAGTCCATGTCGGAGGCAGACAATGTTATAAACCTCGTATCGGTCCCTGACGGGTTGGCAGTTGAGGAGGACAGGAATGACCTGAAGAAGCTAACAGAAGCACAGTTTGAGGTTGTTCCAGGGAAGTTGGAGGCTCTCATTCAAAAGATAAATGAGTCGGATGAGAACAGAATTTCGTGTCTTATTGCCGATGAAAGTTTGGGTTGGGCCCTTGACCTGGCCAAGAAATTGGGACTCCAGCGAGTTGCTTTTTGGCCTGCTGCAGCTGCTTCTCTATCAATGATGTTTAATGTTCCAAAGCTAATCGATGATGGGATTGTTGGCAAGAATG gagaaatactGAGAAAGCAGAGCATCAAATTGTTGCCTCACACGCCAGCTATGAACACCACAGATTTACTGTGGAACTGTTTCAGCGATCCTGGGTTACAGAGGCTTGTTTTCGATATGGCGTTCAAAAACAATGAATCAGTGAAAGCAGCAGAGTGGATACTCTGCAACTCATCTCAGGCGATGGAATATGAGGTATTTGCAGCCTACCCGAAGCTGATACCTATTGGGCCATTACTAGCAAGCAACCGTCTTGGGAAAACATCATGCCATTTCTGGCGAGAGGACACAGATTGTCTGAAATGGCTCGACCAGCAGCCACTGAACTCTGTCATCTACGTTGCATTCGGAAGCCACACCATTTTCGACATGGCAGAGTTTCAAGAACTTGCCCTCGGGCTTGAGCTCACCAACAGACCATTTTTATGGGTTATTAGGCAAGGGTTTATTGAGGAGGCAAGAAATGCTTACCCTGAAGGGTTCACGGACAGAACCCGCAATCGTGGGCTGCTGGTTGAATGGGCACCTCAGCAGAAAGTGTTGGCGCATCCCTCTCTCGGCTGTTTCCTGAGCCATTGCGGCTGGAATTCCACCATTGAAGGTGTCAGCAATGGCTTGCCTTTCTTGTGCTGGCCATACTTTGCTGATCAGTTTTTCAACCAAAGTTACATCTGTGATGTTTGGAAGATTGGTTTGGGGTTCAATAGAAACGAGAATGGAGTCATCGGACGACAGGAAATCAAGAACAAGGTGGAACAATTGTTTGGGGATGAAAACTTCAAAGGTAGAGCCGTGGATCTTCAATCAGAGGTGTTGTCCAGTGTTAAAAAAGGAGGGTCTTCGTATGGGAATTTCAGTAGTTTAGTTAACTGGATTAAGGCACCAAATTAA
- the LOC115998460 gene encoding UDP-glycosyltransferase 83A1-like, whose protein sequence is MMTKPHILAIPYPAQGHVIPTMELCLCLVKHGCKVTFVNTEFNHNRIIKSMSEADNVMNLVSVPDGLGVEEDRNDTKKLAEAVFKVVPGKVEALIRKINESDENRVSCVIADENLGWALDLAKKLGLQRVAFWTASAASLAMMFNVPKLVDDGIVGNNGEILKKQSIKLLPLMPDMNSTDLLWNCFSDPGLQRFVFDLAFKNNESVKAAEWIICNSSQVMENEVFAAYPKLIPIGPLLASNRLGKTSGHFWREDTDCLKWLDQQPLNSVIYVAFGSHTIFDMAEFQELALGLELTNRPFLWVVRQGFIEEAANPYPEGFIDRIRNRGRLVEWAPQQKVLAHPSLGCFLSHCGWNSTIEGVCNGLPFLCWPYFADQFFDKSYICDVWKTGLGFDRNENGIIGRQEIKNKVEQLFGDENFKARAVDLQAEVLSSVKRGGSSYQNFSSFVNWIKAKN, encoded by the exons ATGATGACAAAGCCACATATCCTAGCCATTCCATATCCAGCACAAGGCCATGTTATCCCCACAATGGAGCTTTGCCTGTGCCTAGTGAAGCATGGGTGCAAGGTCACCTTTGTGAACACTGAGTTCAACCACAACCGAATCATCAAGTCCATGTCGGAGGCAGACAATGTTATGAACCTAGTATCAGTCCCCGACGGGTTAGGAGTGGAGGAGGATAGGAATGACACGAAGAAGCTAGCAGAAGCAGTCTTTAAGGTTGTACCGGGGAAAGTGGAGGCTCTCATTCGTAAGATAAACGAGTCGGATGAGAATAGAGTTTCGTGTGTTATTGCCGATGAAAATTTGGGTTGGGCCTTAGACTTGGCGAAGAAATTGGGACTCCAGCGAGTTGCTTTCTGGACTGCTTCAGCTGCTTCACTAGCCATGATGTTTAATGTTCCAAAGCTAGTTGATGATGGGATTGTTGGCAACAATG GAGAAATCCTGAAAAAGCAAAGCATCAAATTGTTGCCTCTCATGCCGGATATGAACTCCACAGATTTACTGTGGAACTGTTTCAGCGATCCGGGGCTACAGAGGTTTGTTTTCGACCTGGCGTTCAAAAACAATGAATCAGTGAAAGCTGCAGAGTGGATAATCTGCAACTCATCTCAGGTGATGGAAAATGAGGTATTTGCAGCCTACCCGAAGCTGATACCTATAGGACCATTACTAGCAAGCAACCGTCTTGGGAAAACATCAGGCCATTTCTGGCGGGAGGACACAGATTGCCTGAAATGGCTTGACCAGCAGCCACTGAACTCAGTCATCTACGTTGCATTCGGAAGCCACACCATTTTCGACATGGCAGAGTTTCAAGAACTGGCCCTTGGGCTTGAACTCACCAACAGACCATTTTTATGGGTTGTTAGGCAAGGGTTTATTGAAGAGGCAGCAAATCCTTACCCTGAAGGGTTCATAGACAGAATCCGCAATCGTGGGCGGCTAGTTGAATGGGCACCTCAGCAGAAAGTGTTGGCGCATCCTTCTCTCGGATGTTTCCTGAGCCATTGCGGCTGGAATTCCACCATTGAAGGTGTCTGCAATGGCTTGCCTTTCTTGTGCTGGCCATACTTTGCTGATCAGTTTTTCGACAAAAGTTACATCTGTGATGTTTGGAAGACTGGTTTGGGGTTCGATAGAAACGAGAATGGAATCATCGGACGACAGGAAATCAAGAACAAGGTGGAACAATTGTTTGGGGATGAAAATTTCAAAGCTAGAGCCGTGGATCTTCAAGCAGAGGTGTTGTCCAGTGTTAAAAGAGGAGGGTCTTCGTATCAGAATTTCAGTAGTTTCGTTAACTGGATTAAggcaaaaaattaa
- the LOC116000036 gene encoding UDP-glycosyltransferase 83A1-like, with the protein MRNPHIIAIPYPAQGHVIPLMELCLCLVKHGCKVTFVNSEFNHKRIIESMSEADDVLINFVSVPDGLAVEEDRNDLKKLTEALFEVVPGKLEALIHNINESDENRVSCVIADENLGWALELAKKLGLQRVAFWPAAATSLTMMFNVPKLIDDGIVGKNGEILKKQSIKLLPHMPAMNTTDLIWNCFSDPGLQRLVFDLAFKNTESVKAAEWLLCNSSQVMESDVFAFYPNLIPIGPLLANNRLGKTSGHFWREDTDCLKWLDQQPLNSVIYVAFGSFTIFDMAEFQELALGLELTNRPFLWVVRQGFIEEAGNPYPEGFIDRTRNRGRLVEWAPQQKVLAHPSLGCFLSHCGWNSTIEGVSNGLPFLCWPYFADQLFNKSYICDVWKIGLGFDRNENGVIGRQEIENKVEQLFGDENFKARAVDLQAEVLASVKRGGSSYRNFSSFVNWIKAKN; encoded by the exons ATGAGAAATCCACATATCATAGCGATACCATATCCAGCACAAGGCCATGTTATCCCTTTAATGGAGCTTTGCCTCTGCTTAGTGAAGCATGGCTGCAAAGTCACCTTCGTCAACTCTGAGTTCAACCACAAACGAATCATCGAGTCCATGTCGGAGGCAGACGATGTCCTTATAAACTTCGTATCGGTCCCTGACGGGTTGGCAGTGGAGGAGGATAGGAATGACCTGAAGAAGCTAACAGAGGCACTCTTTGAGGTTGTTCCAGGGAAGCTGGAGGCTCTCATTCATAACATAAATGAGTCGGATGAGAACAGAGTTTCGTGTGTTATTGCCGATGAAAATTTGGGATGGGCGCTTGAATTGGCCAAGAAATTGGGACTCCAGCGAGTTGCTTTCTGGCCTGCAGCAGCTACTTCTCTAACCATGATGTTTAATGTTCCAAAGCTAATCGATGATGGGATTGTTGGCAAGAATG gagaaatactGAAAAAGCAGAGCATCAAATTGTTGCCTCACATGCCAGCTATGAACACCACAGATTTAATTTGGAACTGTTTCAGCGATCCGGGGTTACAGAGGCTTGTTTTCGATTTGGCGTTCAAAAACACTGAATCAGTGAAAGCAGCAGAGTGGCTACTCTGCAACTCATCTCAGGTGATGGAATCTGATGTATTTGCATTTTACCCAAATCTGATACCTATTGGACCATTACTAGCAAACAATCGCCTTGGGAAAACATCAGGCCACTTCTGGCGAGAGGACACAGATTGCCTGAAATGGCTCGACCAGCAGCCACTGAACTCTGTCATCTACGTTGCATTCGGAAGCTTCACCATTTTCGACATGGCAGAGTTTCAAGAACTTGCCCTTGGGCTTGAACTCACTAACAGACCATTTTTATGGGTTGTTAGGCAAGGATTTATTGAGGAAGCAGGAAATCCTTACCCTGAAGGGTTCATAGACAGAACCCGCAATCGTGGGCGGCTAGTTGAATGGGCACCTCAGCAGAAAGTGTTGGCGCATCCTTCTCTCGGCTGTTTCCTGAGCCATTGCGGCTGGAATTCCACCATTGAAGGTGTCAGCAATGGCTTGCCTTTCTTGTGCTGGCCATACTTTGCTGATCAGTTATTCAACAAAAGTTACATCTGTGATGTTTGGAAGATTGGTTTGGGGTTCGATAGAAACGAGAATGGAGTCATTGGACGACAGGAAATAGAAAACAAGGTGGAACAATTGTTTGGGGATGAGAACTTTAAAGCTAGAGCCGTGGATCTTCAAGCAGAGGTGTTAGCTAGTGTTAAAAGGGGAGGGTCTTCGTATCGGAATTTCAGTAGTTTCGTTAACTGGATTAAggcaaaaaattaa